A genomic window from Fundidesulfovibrio magnetotacticus includes:
- a CDS encoding oligosaccharide flippase family protein, whose amino-acid sequence MKRFLKQNFIILVLMNSGNIFNYLFQLTAGRSMTPDEYGSFNALNSSTVILSAPLGVVPLIMARFTAGFALEGMGRVRGLFGKAVKVSLVAACLALAAGFAFGHLLRDFLHLTDMLPVYILTCMVALSLVAPVPWGMLQGLQRFTGYGLSGASNACMRFVVSLVFLVWLGQGVSGAMFCGLVGMFFQAGLAFLFLKDLYPVAPEPLPDGFHREVGRYALAMVVSSVVTMCLNNLDLVLVRHFCPGEEAGLYATAAILGRIAFYGPSVLLSVLFTEAVTSKASGESGRKSLWMSLGLTVLLGGGFALVCGVASETVVGVLFGAQYTQAGPLLAVISAAMALLAAANVLFVYSQARGDFEFMWVQGTGVALFALLAWLNHATAMDVARMLLYSVSFILVATTAWFLLTSRRKDHPQGGHA is encoded by the coding sequence GTGAAGCGTTTCCTCAAGCAGAATTTTATCATCCTCGTGCTCATGAACTCGGGGAACATCTTCAACTATCTCTTTCAGCTGACGGCCGGGCGCTCCATGACGCCCGACGAATACGGCAGCTTCAACGCCCTCAACTCCTCCACCGTGATCCTCTCCGCGCCCCTGGGCGTGGTGCCCCTGATCATGGCCCGTTTCACGGCGGGCTTCGCCCTGGAGGGCATGGGCCGCGTACGCGGGCTCTTCGGCAAGGCCGTCAAGGTGTCGCTCGTGGCGGCGTGTCTGGCCCTGGCGGCGGGCTTCGCTTTCGGCCACCTGCTGCGCGACTTCCTGCACCTCACGGACATGCTGCCCGTGTACATCCTCACGTGCATGGTGGCCCTCTCCCTGGTGGCCCCGGTGCCCTGGGGCATGCTCCAGGGGCTCCAGCGCTTCACCGGGTACGGGCTCTCCGGCGCGAGCAACGCCTGCATGCGTTTCGTGGTCAGTCTCGTCTTTCTGGTCTGGCTGGGTCAGGGCGTCTCCGGGGCCATGTTCTGCGGCCTGGTGGGCATGTTCTTCCAGGCGGGCCTGGCGTTTCTCTTTCTCAAGGACCTCTATCCCGTCGCCCCCGAGCCCCTGCCGGACGGCTTCCACCGCGAGGTGGGGCGCTACGCCCTGGCCATGGTGGTCTCCTCGGTGGTGACCATGTGCCTGAACAACCTGGACCTCGTGCTGGTGCGCCACTTCTGCCCCGGCGAGGAGGCCGGGCTCTACGCCACGGCGGCCATCCTGGGGCGCATCGCCTTTTACGGCCCCTCGGTGCTTCTGAGCGTGCTCTTCACCGAGGCGGTCACCTCCAAGGCCAGCGGCGAGTCAGGCCGCAAGAGCCTCTGGATGTCGCTGGGGCTCACGGTGCTCCTGGGCGGCGGGTTCGCCCTGGTGTGCGGCGTGGCCTCGGAGACGGTGGTGGGGGTGCTCTTCGGAGCGCAGTACACCCAGGCCGGGCCGCTCCTGGCCGTGATCAGCGCGGCCATGGCCCTGCTGGCGGCCGCCAACGTGCTTTTCGTCTACTCCCAGGCCAGGGGCGACTTCGAGTTCATGTGGGTGCAGGGGACGGGGGTGGCGCTGTTCGCCCTGCTGGCGTGGCTCAACCACGCCACGGCCATGGACGTGGCCCGCATGCTCCTGTATTCCGTGAGCTTTATCCTGGTGGCCACAACGGCGTGGTTTTTGCTAACCTCGCGCAGGAAGGACCATCCCCAAGGAGGGCACGCATGA
- a CDS encoding D-sedoheptulose-7-phosphate isomerase has product MKSAAAGFYHSLCQLTRDITYRAGDAVCGLPDGVAAAAEILHGQTATGRKLMFVGNGASAAISSHMATDFWKTGGMRAVAFNDSSGLTCIGNDYGYAHLFEKPVEMFADPGDVLVAISSSGRSENILRAVSAARSRQCLVLTLSGFDPENPLASLGDGNFHVPVNSYGLVEVLHHSICHCLLDSIVATRRG; this is encoded by the coding sequence ATGAAAAGCGCCGCCGCAGGATTCTACCACTCGCTCTGTCAGCTGACCCGCGACATCACCTACCGCGCGGGCGACGCGGTCTGCGGACTGCCCGACGGCGTGGCCGCCGCCGCCGAAATCCTCCACGGCCAGACGGCCACGGGCCGCAAGCTCATGTTCGTGGGCAACGGGGCCTCGGCCGCCATCTCCTCCCACATGGCCACGGACTTCTGGAAGACCGGCGGCATGCGCGCCGTGGCCTTCAACGACAGCTCCGGGCTCACCTGCATCGGCAACGACTACGGCTACGCCCACCTCTTCGAGAAGCCCGTGGAAATGTTCGCGGATCCGGGCGACGTGCTGGTGGCCATCAGCTCCTCGGGGCGCTCGGAGAACATCCTGCGCGCCGTGTCCGCAGCGCGCTCGCGCCAGTGCCTGGTGCTCACCCTTTCGGGTTTCGACCCGGAAAACCCGCTGGCCTCACTGGGAGACGGCAACTTCCACGTGCCCGTGAACTCCTACGGCCTGGTGGAGGTGCTGCACCATTCCATCTGCCACTGCCTGCTCGATTCCATCGTGGCCACGCGCAGAGGGTAG